A single window of Actinomycetota bacterium DNA harbors:
- a CDS encoding glutamate-5-semialdehyde dehydrogenase, with translation MRTVRETCTAARSASRVLATVSTERKDALLLGIADALEDRSHEIQSVNQRDVDAAREAGTHEGLVDRLTLTDDRIRGIAAALRQVAGLKDPVGQVVEGWTLPNGLEVRKVRVPLGVVAMVYEARPNVTVDAAGLALKSGNACVLRGSSSAFQTNQILVEVIQDRLAAHDLPRDAVALVEDPSHDSVQELMEARGLVDLLIPRGGAGLISRVVEGAKVPVIETGVGVCHVYVDRSADLAKAMDITVNAKVQRPSVCNAAETLLIHRDVAPEFLPKIAETLRGHGVQLFGDPAARDLVEMDEATDELFTEEFYDLRLTVGVVDDLDGALAHIDRFGTLHTEAIVTEDRAAARRFQAEVDAAAVMVNASTRFTDGEQFGFGAEIGISTQKMHARGPMALPELTTIKYLVDGDGQTRT, from the coding sequence ATGCGCACCGTGCGCGAGACCTGCACCGCTGCGAGGTCGGCGAGTCGCGTGCTCGCGACCGTCTCGACCGAGCGCAAGGACGCGCTTCTGCTTGGCATCGCCGACGCGCTCGAAGACCGCAGCCACGAGATCCAGAGCGTCAACCAGCGCGACGTCGACGCCGCGCGCGAGGCCGGCACCCACGAGGGGCTGGTCGACCGCTTGACCCTGACCGACGACCGCATCCGAGGGATCGCCGCTGCGCTCCGCCAGGTCGCGGGCTTGAAGGATCCCGTGGGCCAGGTCGTCGAGGGGTGGACGCTCCCGAACGGCCTCGAGGTCCGCAAGGTCCGCGTGCCGCTCGGCGTGGTCGCGATGGTGTACGAGGCCCGTCCCAACGTCACGGTCGATGCGGCGGGCCTGGCGCTCAAGTCCGGCAACGCGTGCGTGCTTCGAGGGTCGTCGTCGGCGTTCCAGACGAACCAGATCCTCGTCGAGGTCATCCAGGACCGTCTCGCGGCACACGATCTGCCGCGCGACGCGGTCGCGCTGGTCGAGGACCCGTCGCACGACAGCGTGCAGGAGCTCATGGAGGCGCGGGGCCTGGTGGATCTGCTCATCCCGCGGGGCGGTGCCGGGCTGATCTCACGGGTCGTGGAAGGTGCGAAGGTCCCGGTCATCGAGACCGGCGTCGGCGTGTGCCACGTGTACGTCGACCGCTCTGCCGATCTCGCCAAGGCGATGGACATCACCGTGAACGCCAAGGTCCAACGCCCATCGGTGTGCAACGCCGCCGAGACCCTGCTGATCCACCGCGACGTCGCGCCCGAGTTCCTCCCCAAGATCGCCGAGACGCTCCGAGGCCACGGAGTGCAGCTCTTCGGCGATCCCGCCGCCCGCGACCTCGTCGAGATGGACGAGGCGACCGACGAGCTGTTCACGGAGGAGTTCTACGACCTGCGCCTGACCGTCGGCGTGGTCGACGATCTCGACGGGGCGCTCGCGCACATCGACCGGTTCGGGACGCTGCACACCGAGGCCATCGTCACCGAGGACCGCGCGGCCGCACGTCGGTTCCAGGCCGAGGTCGACGCTGCGGCGGTGATGGTCAACGCCTCCACCCGGTTCACGGACGGCGAGCAGTTCGGGTTCGGTGCCGAGATCGGCATCTCCACCCAGAAGATGCACGCCCGCGGCCCGATGGCCCTCCCCGAGCTGACGACGATCAAGTACCTCGTCGACGGCGACGGCCAGACCCGGACCTGA
- a CDS encoding DUF2207 domain-containing protein, with protein MRRVAAVLAVTAGVLALAMPASAQSGWFIERFDVALTVNGDGSLSVHEHIEVDYNGEQRRGIFRNIPVRYEVAGPLSERVPEGDSPDDYWRILEIDDIAVSSPTAPDAIDVTRPPRVDNTTRDVVIRIGDEDTYITGRHSYDIRYQVRGAFNPIGDTDELYWNATGEWPTTIGEVTVVATGAEATEVACFAGPTLSEETCADAGIAGGEGRFAHGTLFPYSQLSVVLAYPSGAVGDAAPILQRQWTLSYAFLGSPWSVPGAALVLLAGLLLVGLLAYRNGRDRVARGGVSADGTREEEARSLFGGKDIPVLFRPPQELRPGQLGVLIDERVDPVDISATIVDLAVRGHLTIEEKKTRKLFRSNTDWILRETDPAEGARALLPYEERLYEALFEDGDEVKLSELRGEFSTEYTKVKKDMYADAVKRRWFPANPEKVRGVWLGIGIGALVVSIGLMVVLAVFTTVALIGVGLVVASLVLLMANRVMPRRTGKGSKLLTETLGFREFIRTAETGRMEFAEAEKMFVEYLPYAVVFGAVDRWAETFAAIGVTAAAAAGGWYLGTHRSFDSLSRGLSDLSSSLGSSLSYTPSSSGSSGFSGGGGFSGGGVGGGGGGAW; from the coding sequence GTGAGGCGCGTGGCAGCGGTCCTCGCGGTGACGGCTGGGGTACTGGCTCTCGCGATGCCGGCGAGCGCGCAGTCCGGCTGGTTCATCGAGCGCTTCGACGTCGCGTTGACCGTCAACGGTGACGGCTCGCTGTCCGTCCACGAGCACATCGAGGTCGACTACAACGGCGAGCAGCGACGCGGGATCTTCCGCAACATCCCGGTGCGGTACGAGGTGGCGGGCCCGCTCTCCGAACGCGTCCCCGAGGGTGACTCGCCGGACGACTACTGGCGGATCCTCGAGATCGACGACATCGCGGTGTCGTCCCCGACGGCACCCGACGCCATCGACGTCACCCGGCCCCCACGCGTCGACAACACCACCCGCGATGTCGTGATCCGCATCGGCGACGAGGACACCTACATCACGGGTCGGCACAGCTACGACATCCGGTACCAGGTGCGGGGCGCCTTCAACCCGATCGGTGACACCGACGAGCTGTACTGGAACGCGACCGGCGAGTGGCCCACGACCATCGGCGAGGTCACGGTCGTCGCGACGGGCGCCGAAGCCACGGAGGTGGCGTGCTTCGCGGGACCGACGCTGTCTGAGGAGACCTGCGCCGACGCGGGCATCGCTGGTGGGGAGGGCCGGTTCGCGCACGGCACGCTGTTCCCCTACTCGCAGCTGTCGGTGGTCCTGGCCTACCCAAGTGGTGCCGTCGGGGACGCCGCCCCCATCCTCCAGCGGCAGTGGACCCTGTCGTACGCGTTCCTCGGATCGCCGTGGTCCGTTCCTGGCGCAGCGCTGGTGCTCCTCGCTGGCCTCCTGCTCGTGGGTCTGCTGGCCTACCGCAACGGCCGCGACCGAGTGGCCCGTGGCGGTGTCAGCGCCGACGGGACCCGCGAGGAGGAGGCGCGGTCGCTGTTCGGCGGCAAGGACATCCCGGTCCTCTTCCGTCCGCCTCAGGAGCTGCGCCCGGGCCAGCTCGGCGTCCTGATCGACGAACGGGTCGATCCGGTCGACATCAGCGCCACCATCGTGGATCTCGCCGTGCGCGGCCACCTCACCATCGAGGAGAAGAAGACCAGGAAGCTGTTCCGATCCAACACCGACTGGATCCTCCGCGAGACCGACCCTGCGGAGGGCGCACGGGCACTGCTGCCGTACGAGGAGCGCTTGTACGAGGCACTGTTCGAGGACGGCGACGAGGTGAAGCTCAGTGAGCTGCGGGGCGAGTTCTCCACCGAGTACACCAAGGTCAAGAAGGACATGTACGCCGACGCGGTCAAGCGACGCTGGTTCCCCGCGAACCCCGAGAAGGTGCGGGGCGTGTGGTTGGGCATCGGGATCGGGGCGCTGGTCGTGAGCATCGGGTTGATGGTCGTGCTCGCGGTCTTCACCACGGTCGCCCTGATCGGGGTCGGTCTGGTCGTCGCGTCCCTGGTGCTGCTGATGGCCAACCGGGTCATGCCGCGCAGGACGGGCAAGGGCAGCAAGCTGCTCACCGAGACGCTCGGCTTCCGCGAGTTCATCCGCACCGCCGAGACGGGGCGGATGGAGTTCGCCGAGGCGGAGAAGATGTTCGTCGAGTACCTGCCCTACGCGGTGGTGTTCGGGGCGGTGGACCGCTGGGCGGAGACCTTCGCGGCGATCGGCGTGACCGCGGCGGCCGCCGCAGGAGGCTGGTACCTCGGCACGCATCGCAGCTTCGACAGCTTGTCGCGCGGCCTGTCGGACCTGTCCTCCAGCCTGGGATCGAGCCTGTCGTACACGCCATCGAGCAGTGGCAGCTCGGGCTTCAGCGGCGGGGGCGGCTTCTCCGGTGGTGGTGTCGGCGGTGGCGGGGGCGGCGCCTGGTAG
- a CDS encoding LemA family protein — protein MGVVIGAGVVVLLLIWVIVTYNALVRRRNKVEEAWSGIDVQLQRRADLVPNLVDTVQAYKVHEEEVLTRVAEARSQLVSAEGPRANGVADDILEASLRSLFAVVEAYPELKASENFLALQRELSDLEEEISFARRYYNALVEKLNSAIQVFPTVLIARPMGFSEAEYFKAEAADRAVPDVSLGGAA, from the coding sequence GTGGGGGTCGTGATCGGGGCGGGCGTGGTCGTCCTGCTCCTCATCTGGGTCATCGTCACCTACAACGCGCTGGTCCGACGTCGCAACAAGGTCGAGGAGGCGTGGTCGGGCATCGACGTGCAGCTGCAACGCCGAGCCGACCTCGTCCCCAACCTCGTCGACACCGTCCAGGCCTACAAGGTCCACGAGGAGGAGGTCCTCACCCGGGTCGCCGAGGCACGGTCGCAGCTGGTGAGCGCCGAGGGACCGCGGGCCAACGGGGTCGCCGACGACATCCTCGAGGCGTCGCTGAGGTCGCTGTTCGCGGTCGTCGAGGCGTACCCCGAACTGAAGGCGAGCGAGAACTTCCTGGCACTGCAACGGGAGCTGTCGGACCTCGAGGAGGAGATTTCGTTCGCGCGCCGCTACTACAACGCGCTCGTTGAGAAGCTCAACAGCGCCATCCAGGTCTTCCCGACCGTCCTCATCGCTCGCCCCATGGGGTTCTCCGAGGCGGAGTACTTCAAAGCGGAGGCCGCGGACCGTGCGGTGCCCGACGTCTCTCTCGGAGGTGCGGCGTGA
- the proB gene encoding glutamate 5-kinase, which produces MSRFPTPALAVVKVGSSSLRGEDGRLDREQVRSISEQVVMARGRGTRVVLVSSGAVAAGMGLLGLDRRPDDLPTLQAAAAVGQGELIHEYQRHLAGHGVAAAQILLSQDDFVRRQRYLNARTTLRRLLELRTIPIINENDAIATEELSYGDNDHLAALVTSMLDAQLLLMLSDVPGLFDRDPRQNDEAQLVHEVPDVGSLDPLSVGGTGSHLGSGGMRTKVESARVAAFSGAHAVVAAAREPEVVPRALQGESVGTWFHAQPRRGDARKLWIGFALNLHGRIHVDAGAARALTERNTSLLAVGVTGVDGSFSAGDAVEVVDPEGHAVARGLVNYDVGDVAKLAGRSTSAAVDEFGPGFAREVIHRDDLVLVGGARD; this is translated from the coding sequence GTGAGCCGCTTCCCCACGCCCGCTCTCGCGGTCGTCAAGGTCGGCTCCTCCAGCCTCCGGGGTGAGGATGGCCGGCTCGACCGCGAGCAGGTCCGATCCATCTCCGAACAGGTCGTCATGGCGCGCGGTAGGGGGACGCGCGTGGTGCTGGTCAGCTCCGGTGCGGTCGCTGCCGGCATGGGGCTGCTGGGACTCGACCGCCGCCCCGACGACCTGCCGACCCTCCAGGCCGCCGCCGCGGTCGGACAGGGCGAGCTCATCCACGAGTACCAGCGGCACCTCGCGGGGCACGGCGTGGCCGCGGCGCAGATCCTGCTGAGCCAGGACGACTTCGTCCGACGACAGCGCTACCTCAACGCACGCACGACACTGCGGCGGCTCCTCGAGCTGCGGACCATCCCGATCATCAACGAGAACGACGCGATCGCGACCGAGGAGCTGAGCTACGGGGACAACGACCACCTCGCCGCGCTGGTCACCTCGATGCTCGACGCGCAGCTGCTGCTGATGCTCTCCGACGTGCCCGGTCTCTTCGACAGGGACCCCCGCCAGAACGACGAGGCGCAGCTCGTCCACGAGGTCCCGGACGTCGGCTCGCTCGATCCGCTGTCGGTCGGAGGCACGGGCTCGCACCTCGGCAGCGGCGGGATGCGGACCAAGGTCGAGTCGGCGCGCGTCGCGGCGTTCTCCGGTGCGCACGCGGTCGTCGCGGCGGCGCGCGAGCCCGAGGTGGTACCCCGGGCGCTGCAGGGCGAGTCCGTCGGGACCTGGTTCCACGCCCAGCCGCGCCGCGGCGATGCACGCAAGCTGTGGATCGGTTTCGCGCTCAACCTCCATGGACGGATCCACGTGGATGCGGGCGCGGCGCGCGCTCTGACCGAGCGCAACACCTCGCTGCTCGCGGTCGGCGTCACCGGCGTGGACGGCAGCTTCTCCGCCGGAGACGCGGTCGAGGTCGTCGACCCCGAGGGCCACGCCGTCGCCCGGGGCCTGGTCAACTACGACGTCGGCGACGTCGCGAAGCTCGCGGGACGCTCGACATCAGCCGCGGTCGACGAGTTCGGTCCCGGCTTCGCGCGTGAGGTCATCCACCGCGACGACCTCGTCCTCGTCGGAGGCGCGCGCGACTAG
- the obgE gene encoding GTPase ObgE: MTWPDPVGRPTLDRIEFVDECTVHLKGGDGGDGVVAFRREAHVPRGGPNGGDGGRGGDVVLVADTNTTSLLDLHRHPHRRAQNGGHGEGNNRTGADGDDLIIPVPVGTVVRDHGTGVVLEDLETPGHRFVAARGGRGGRGNAAFANRFRRAPRFAERGERVEEHLFRLELKLIADVGLVGYPSAGKSSLIAHLSAAKPRIAAYPFTTLTPNLGVMRAGDTDVVLADVPGLVPGASEGKGLGHRFLRHIERTSVLVHVLDAAAFEPERNPVDDLEVIRHELVRHDASLGERPALVVLNKIDLPDGRAMAELVRLDLEAAGHEVLEVSAVTGEGLDALRYRLGELVSTQRERTAAEPEAEELVIRLQPRAEGFTIERDDAARYVVRGRQVERWVQMLPIEIPDAARYLQGRLKRAGVERALVDAGARQGDDVVIGDAVFEFTPELEDLPAEEREAVLAGAADTDDDLVTGPEDDDLEERAT; this comes from the coding sequence CTGACGTGGCCGGACCCAGTCGGGAGGCCCACCCTGGACCGCATCGAGTTCGTCGACGAGTGCACCGTCCACCTCAAGGGTGGCGACGGTGGCGACGGTGTGGTCGCGTTCCGTCGCGAAGCGCACGTGCCCCGTGGTGGGCCGAACGGGGGAGACGGGGGTCGGGGCGGCGACGTCGTGCTGGTCGCCGACACCAACACCACCAGCCTGTTGGACCTGCACCGTCATCCTCACCGTCGGGCCCAGAACGGCGGGCACGGTGAGGGCAACAACCGCACGGGCGCGGACGGCGACGATCTGATCATCCCCGTTCCGGTGGGGACCGTGGTACGCGACCACGGGACCGGCGTCGTCCTCGAGGACCTCGAGACCCCCGGGCACCGCTTCGTGGCGGCTCGAGGCGGGAGGGGAGGCCGCGGCAACGCCGCGTTCGCCAACCGCTTCCGTCGAGCGCCCCGCTTCGCCGAGCGGGGCGAACGAGTCGAGGAGCACCTGTTCCGGCTCGAGCTCAAGCTCATCGCCGACGTCGGGCTCGTCGGGTACCCCTCGGCCGGCAAGTCGTCGCTGATCGCCCACCTCTCGGCGGCCAAGCCGCGCATCGCCGCCTACCCGTTCACCACGCTCACGCCGAACCTGGGGGTGATGCGTGCGGGCGACACCGATGTCGTGCTCGCCGACGTTCCCGGACTCGTGCCCGGCGCGAGCGAAGGCAAGGGCCTGGGACACCGCTTCCTGCGCCACATCGAACGCACCTCCGTGCTCGTGCACGTCCTCGACGCTGCCGCGTTCGAACCCGAACGCAACCCGGTCGACGACCTCGAGGTGATCCGCCACGAGCTCGTCCGCCACGATGCCTCGCTCGGTGAGCGCCCCGCCCTGGTCGTGCTCAACAAGATCGATCTGCCCGACGGGCGCGCCATGGCCGAACTCGTGCGCCTCGACCTCGAAGCGGCCGGCCACGAGGTCCTCGAGGTCTCGGCCGTGACCGGCGAGGGACTCGACGCACTGCGCTACCGGCTCGGTGAGCTGGTCTCGACGCAGCGAGAGCGGACCGCGGCCGAGCCCGAGGCCGAGGAGCTCGTCATCCGGCTCCAGCCACGAGCGGAAGGCTTCACGATCGAGCGTGACGACGCCGCTCGCTACGTCGTCCGGGGGCGCCAGGTCGAGCGATGGGTGCAGATGCTCCCTATCGAGATCCCCGACGCTGCCCGGTACCTGCAGGGTCGGCTCAAGCGTGCGGGGGTCGAGCGCGCGCTCGTCGATGCCGGTGCGCGTCAGGGCGACGACGTCGTGATCGGTGACGCCGTGTTCGAGTTCACGCCCGAACTCGAGGACCTGCCTGCCGAGGAGCGCGAAGCGGTGCTCGCGGGTGCGGCTGACACCGACGACGACCTCGTCACCGGGCCCGAGGACGACGACCTCGAAGAGCGTGCGACGTGA
- the rpmA gene encoding 50S ribosomal protein L27 encodes MAHKKGGGSSQNGRDSNAKRLGVKKYGGEYVRAGNIIVRQRGTKIHPGRNVGRGGDDTLFALVDGHVSFRAQGDRKFAEVAQLEPSEVDELEPAE; translated from the coding sequence ATGGCACACAAGAAGGGCGGCGGCTCCTCGCAGAACGGCCGCGACTCCAACGCCAAGCGCCTGGGCGTGAAGAAGTACGGCGGTGAGTACGTCCGTGCGGGCAACATCATCGTGCGCCAGCGCGGCACCAAGATCCACCCCGGCCGCAACGTCGGCCGTGGCGGCGACGACACGCTGTTCGCGCTCGTCGACGGTCACGTCAGCTTCCGGGCGCAGGGCGATCGCAAGTTCGCCGAGGTCGCCCAGCTCGAACCGTCTGAGGTCGACGAGCTCGAGCCCGCCGAGTAA
- the rplU gene encoding 50S ribosomal protein L21 yields the protein MYAVIATGGKQYRVKPGESLDVERLDGAVGDEVELPVVMVVDDGGEVTAGPDARGRTVTATITGHGKGDKIRVFNYKNKSRQHKRRGHRQHLTTIRIESI from the coding sequence GTGTACGCGGTCATCGCGACGGGCGGCAAGCAGTACCGCGTCAAGCCGGGCGAGTCGCTGGACGTCGAACGGCTCGACGGGGCGGTCGGTGACGAGGTCGAGCTGCCAGTCGTGATGGTCGTGGACGACGGCGGCGAGGTGACCGCGGGACCCGATGCTCGCGGGAGAACGGTGACGGCGACCATCACCGGTCACGGCAAGGGCGACAAGATCCGCGTCTTCAACTACAAGAACAAGTCCCGCCAGCACAAGCGCCGCGGGCACCGTCAGCACCTGACCACGATTCGCATCGAGTCCATCTGA
- a CDS encoding aldehyde dehydrogenase family protein: protein MTTTARGTLTIPEAQPGIPPTSHTDLEDAVQAVKAGAKRWVDTDVRARIELLDQALRDTAAVAERWVQTACEFKRIPYESPLAGEEWLGGPVLSLRTLRLLRESLRDIEQIGRPQYPGPVTVRPDGQVAVGVFPTSTLERALYAGFTGEIWMQPDVTERGLHDTMALSYRGATSDPKVALVLGAGNVTAIPATDTLSKLFEEDEAVVLKMNPVNEAIGPVLEDAFRVFVDHGVLRIVYGGAAEGAYLTDHVDVDSVHITGSDKTHDAIVFGPGEDGARRKAQGEPRLNKPITSELGNVTPVIVVPGPWSAADLEFQAENLATMLAQNGGFNCIAARVIVTHAAWAKRRDLLHAVRAVLQRVPQRYPYYPGAVDRFRAFIDEHPEAERFGVEGDDAVPFTLIPGLDRSNADDIAFTTEAFCGVFGEVPLDAPRSIPDYLDQAVEFANDRLWGTLSASIIVHPRSLKDPAVAAAVDRAIANLRYGSVVVNHWSALAYGAISTSWGAYPGHELTDIQSGRGTVHNTYLFDRPQKSVVRGPFRVAPRPAWFVTNRVADQLGRRAADFEADPSPAKLPGMVVTALRG from the coding sequence GTGACAACGACGGCACGAGGGACGCTGACCATCCCGGAGGCTCAGCCTGGCATCCCACCGACCTCTCACACGGACCTCGAGGATGCGGTCCAGGCGGTCAAGGCCGGGGCGAAGCGCTGGGTCGACACCGATGTCCGAGCTCGGATCGAACTGCTCGATCAGGCGCTCCGCGACACCGCAGCCGTCGCCGAGCGGTGGGTGCAGACCGCCTGCGAGTTCAAGCGCATCCCCTACGAGTCGCCGTTGGCCGGCGAGGAGTGGCTCGGCGGTCCCGTGCTGAGCCTGCGGACGCTGCGGCTGCTGCGTGAAAGCCTCCGGGACATCGAGCAGATCGGCCGCCCGCAGTACCCGGGTCCGGTCACGGTCCGCCCCGACGGTCAGGTCGCGGTCGGCGTCTTCCCGACCAGCACGCTCGAGAGGGCGCTGTACGCCGGCTTCACGGGCGAGATCTGGATGCAGCCCGACGTGACCGAGCGTGGGCTGCACGACACGATGGCGCTCTCCTACCGGGGAGCGACGTCGGATCCCAAGGTCGCGCTCGTGCTCGGGGCGGGCAACGTCACGGCGATCCCCGCGACCGACACCCTCTCGAAGCTGTTCGAGGAAGACGAGGCCGTGGTCCTGAAGATGAACCCCGTGAACGAGGCGATCGGTCCCGTCCTCGAGGACGCGTTCCGCGTGTTCGTCGACCACGGCGTGCTGAGGATCGTCTACGGCGGCGCGGCGGAGGGGGCGTACCTGACCGACCACGTCGACGTCGACTCGGTCCACATCACGGGATCGGACAAGACCCACGATGCGATCGTGTTCGGGCCGGGCGAGGACGGGGCGCGACGCAAGGCGCAGGGCGAGCCTCGGCTGAACAAGCCCATCACGTCCGAGCTCGGCAACGTCACGCCCGTCATCGTCGTCCCCGGCCCGTGGTCGGCCGCCGACCTGGAGTTCCAGGCGGAGAACCTCGCCACGATGCTGGCGCAGAACGGCGGCTTCAACTGCATCGCCGCAAGGGTGATCGTCACCCACGCCGCGTGGGCCAAGCGGCGCGATCTGCTGCACGCCGTGCGAGCCGTCCTCCAGCGGGTGCCGCAGCGCTACCCGTACTACCCGGGGGCGGTCGACCGCTTCCGAGCGTTCATCGATGAGCATCCCGAGGCGGAGCGGTTCGGCGTCGAAGGCGACGACGCGGTCCCGTTCACGCTCATCCCCGGTCTGGACCGGTCGAACGCCGACGACATCGCCTTCACCACGGAGGCGTTCTGTGGCGTGTTCGGGGAGGTCCCCCTCGACGCTCCCCGATCCATCCCCGACTACCTCGACCAGGCGGTGGAGTTCGCCAACGACCGGCTGTGGGGGACGCTGTCCGCCTCGATCATCGTGCACCCGCGATCGCTCAAGGACCCGGCGGTCGCAGCCGCGGTCGACCGGGCGATCGCCAACCTGCGCTACGGCTCGGTCGTGGTCAACCACTGGTCGGCCCTCGCCTACGGGGCCATCTCGACGAGCTGGGGCGCCTATCCCGGACACGAGCTGACCGACATCCAGTCGGGGCGCGGGACCGTGCACAACACCTACCTGTTCGATCGCCCGCAGAAGTCGGTCGTGCGTGGACCCTTCCGGGTGGCACCGCGCCCCGCCTGGTTCGTGACCAACCGGGTCGCCGACCAGCTCGGGCGTCGCGCGGCCGACTTCGAGGCCGATCCGAGCCCTGCGAAGTTGCCCGGGATGGTGGTCACGGCGCTCCGCGGCTGA
- a CDS encoding adenylate/guanylate cyclase domain-containing protein, with protein sequence MIVAISVGGAAVIGLGTTLVIRRILRKRREAREAARRKTPTQRVIAAGLKVGEIALRELGPLVASSLQGLVSWVQSTRPDLSPDLAEDGTITLVFSDIEDSTERNVDLGDERWLEILRTHDDIVRPAVKEHQGHVVKSQGDGYMLAFRSPLDAVMCATYLCDELERAVDLDQPLRVRYGVHTGSALSEDGDFFGANVAFAARVADAAAGGEVVASEDVRHRCADVDGVRFEHLRTVRFKGLPGNHDLYRVARRDARSTT encoded by the coding sequence GTGATCGTCGCGATCTCGGTCGGTGGGGCGGCCGTCATCGGGCTGGGCACCACGCTGGTCATCCGCCGCATCCTGCGCAAGCGACGTGAGGCACGGGAGGCTGCCCGGCGGAAGACGCCGACGCAGCGCGTGATCGCCGCCGGTCTCAAGGTCGGCGAGATCGCGCTGCGTGAGCTCGGTCCGTTGGTGGCGAGTTCGCTGCAGGGGCTCGTCTCGTGGGTCCAGTCGACGCGCCCCGACCTCAGCCCCGATCTGGCGGAGGACGGGACCATCACGCTCGTCTTCAGCGACATCGAGGACTCGACGGAACGCAACGTCGACCTCGGCGACGAGCGGTGGCTCGAGATCCTCCGGACGCACGACGACATCGTGCGACCGGCGGTCAAGGAGCACCAGGGCCACGTCGTGAAGTCCCAGGGCGACGGCTACATGCTGGCGTTCCGTTCGCCGCTCGACGCGGTGATGTGCGCGACGTACCTGTGCGACGAACTGGAGCGTGCCGTCGACCTCGACCAGCCGTTGCGGGTGCGCTACGGGGTCCACACCGGGTCGGCGCTGAGTGAGGATGGCGACTTCTTCGGGGCGAACGTGGCGTTCGCGGCGCGCGTGGCCGACGCGGCGGCCGGGGGCGAGGTGGTCGCGTCGGAGGACGTCCGTCACCGCTGCGCCGACGTCGACGGTGTCCGCTTCGAGCACCTACGCACGGTTCGGTTCAAGGGGCTACCCGGCAATCACGACCTGTACCGTGTGGCGCGACGGGACGCGAGGAGCACGACGTGA